The following proteins come from a genomic window of Novosphingobium sp. P6W:
- a CDS encoding MFS transporter: MEDADDRRGGVPGARSGRRGGLLVVYPAYYAFLGVVTPYFPLWLQVRGLDVASIARVTALVMIATTLGQLLLPSTAVRVGLRHLAIAVAGAALVFTSALAGVHSGPAILAIAGISGLFCGALLPIADALVLAGQGGGWGGMRAWGSLGFAVATLTAGWAIELWGTWTVVAAEALALALVLLGIVSTRSHAAILSSAVERVSGGEIAALLRRADLWLLVIAVATINAGHAYYYTFANLHWAVAYRFGAATSGLLWAVGVVAEIAVLALSSRIFGKADRDRRAVQLLLVGAAAGVLRWSVTALDPPLAVLLLLQTLHGLTFGATLLGGMEALRAMVPPRLLAPALGLFAAMVHGVVIGSVTFLLGGRFGPQGQAGFVLMALVAAAGFAVTLVFAVAGQRLRIGRDRLST, from the coding sequence ATGGAAGATGCCGATGACCGGCGGGGGGGCGTGCCAGGTGCCCGTTCCGGACGACGTGGGGGCCTGCTGGTCGTCTACCCTGCGTACTATGCCTTCCTTGGCGTGGTTACACCTTACTTTCCGCTGTGGCTCCAGGTTCGCGGGCTGGATGTCGCGTCGATCGCCCGGGTGACGGCGCTGGTCATGATCGCGACCACGCTCGGGCAGTTGCTGTTGCCGTCGACCGCCGTTCGGGTGGGGCTGCGCCATCTCGCCATCGCAGTTGCCGGCGCGGCGCTGGTTTTCACATCGGCACTCGCAGGGGTTCATTCCGGGCCTGCGATTCTTGCGATCGCCGGCATTTCCGGGTTGTTCTGCGGGGCGCTGCTGCCGATAGCCGATGCGCTCGTGCTGGCGGGGCAGGGGGGCGGATGGGGCGGCATGCGCGCCTGGGGATCGCTGGGTTTCGCTGTCGCCACCCTTACCGCGGGATGGGCGATCGAGTTGTGGGGCACCTGGACCGTCGTTGCCGCCGAAGCACTGGCGCTGGCGCTGGTTCTCCTTGGCATCGTGTCGACGCGGTCGCACGCCGCCATCCTTTCGTCGGCGGTGGAGCGAGTATCCGGTGGCGAGATCGCCGCGCTGCTGCGCCGTGCCGATTTATGGCTGCTGGTGATCGCGGTGGCGACGATCAACGCGGGCCACGCCTATTACTACACGTTCGCCAACCTGCATTGGGCGGTCGCCTACCGTTTCGGTGCCGCTACGTCGGGCCTGTTGTGGGCGGTCGGGGTGGTGGCGGAGATCGCCGTGCTGGCGCTTTCCTCACGCATCTTCGGCAAGGCGGATCGTGACCGCAGGGCCGTGCAGCTGCTGCTGGTAGGTGCTGCAGCGGGCGTGCTGCGGTGGAGCGTGACCGCGCTGGACCCGCCGCTGGCTGTGCTCCTGCTGCTCCAGACGTTACATGGCCTGACCTTTGGGGCGACCTTGCTGGGAGGCATGGAAGCCTTGCGCGCGATGGTACCGCCGCGCCTTCTCGCGCCGGCACTCGGCCTGTTCGCGGCCATGGTCCACGGGGTTGTGATCGGTTCGGTGACGTTTCTGCTGGGCGGCAGGTTCGGGCCACAGGGGCAGGCGGGCTTCGTGCTGATGGCGCTGGTCGCCGCAGCGGGGTTCGCGGTGACGCTGGTCTTCGCCGTGGCCGGTCAGCGTCTGCGGATCGGGCGCGACAGGCTTTCGACGTAA
- a CDS encoding IS630 family transposase (programmed frameshift), whose amino-acid sequence MGSAIGLREDFDGAALRRLSRTTKSANQALRLLALAEIYDGGSRSAAARIGGVGLQIVRDWVIRFNARGPDRLLDGKAPGPRSRLNDTQRRALVDVVENGPVPAIHGVVRWRLIDLARWLYDEFAVSLDDTTISRELKKLGYVKLTARPRHHAQNEHAMEAFKKGFAAELAKVKAILPKGTPIEIWFQEEARVGQKNTITRRWASRGTRPSAPKDQRMKSAYILGAICPELGKGAGLVLPFCNTDTMSLHLAEISLAVAPGAHAVVLMDQAGWHMTDKLDVPDNISIVALPPKCPELNPVENIWQFMRDNWLSNRVFTSYEKIVDLCCEAWNKLVDQPWRIMTIGRRKWTRRS is encoded by the exons ATGGGTTCAGCGATCGGCTTGCGGGAAGATTTTGATGGGGCGGCGCTGCGACGATTGTCGCGGACGACGAAAAGCGCGAACCAGGCGCTGCGGTTGTTGGCTTTGGCTGAAATTTACGACGGCGGTAGCCGAAGTGCTGCGGCTCGGATCGGCGGAGTTGGCCTTCAAATTGTGCGCGACTGGGTGATCCGGTTCAATGCCCGCGGTCCTGATAGATTGCTGGATGGTAAAGCGCCCGGCCCCCGTTCGCGGCTGAACGATACGCAGCGCAGGGCACTCGTCGATGTCGTCGAGAACGGCCCGGTCCCGGCAATCCACGGAGTGGTGCGTTGGCGGCTGATCGATCTGGCCCGGTGGCTCTACGATGAGTTTGCCGTCTCGCTCGACGACACCACCATCAGCCGCGAGTTGAAGAAGCTGGGCTACGTCAAACTCACGGCACGGCCTCGCCACCATGCCCAGAACGAACATGCCATGGAGGCCTTCAAAAAA GGCTTCGCTGCCGAGCTGGCAAAGGTCAAAGCCATCCTCCCGAAGGGTACGCCCATAGAAATCTGGTTCCAGGAAGAGGCGCGTGTCGGCCAAAAGAACACAATTACGCGACGCTGGGCCAGCCGCGGAACGCGGCCATCGGCACCGAAGGATCAGCGAATGAAATCAGCCTATATCTTGGGTGCGATCTGCCCGGAACTGGGCAAGGGCGCCGGACTCGTCCTGCCCTTTTGCAATACCGATACCATGTCGCTGCATCTGGCTGAGATATCGCTCGCCGTTGCGCCGGGAGCCCACGCGGTCGTGCTGATGGACCAGGCCGGTTGGCACATGACCGACAAGCTCGATGTCCCCGACAACATCAGCATTGTCGCGCTCCCGCCCAAATGCCCCGAACTCAACCCGGTCGAGAACATCTGGCAGTTCATGCGCGACAACTGGCTCTCCAACCGCGTCTTCACATCCTACGAAAAAATCGTCGACCTCTGCTGTGAAGCTTGGAACAAGCTCGTCGATCAACCTTGGCGCATAATGACCATCGGACGCCGCAAATGGACGCGTAGGTCATGA
- a CDS encoding TonB-dependent receptor domain-containing protein — protein sequence MTVRACLFSSAALGCALAAAFIPTIGHAQGAPDAAETANDIVVTGSRVRSPAATAIGPLVAVDSDAIAFQGWPTADGLLNALPQVSGSNTSGQSTFGTPGIATVNLRKLGPSRTLVLIDGRRLMPGDPTLPVADLNFIPTSLVSSVETVTGGASTAYGSDAVAGVVNFKLRRDLEGLRLDYQVSGYQTQNDNKGAQDKLRAFGVEVPDAGWDGWTHDVSLAGGHNLAEGRGNVTAYFAYRNAQPVGAIDRDFAACGIGTVSGAQPFDTHVCTGSGTNAYGRFRTGGTGGGLAPNPDGSASFVPYTGALAYNSAKENYLQRQDERYSAGLLAHYAVSDAVELYTDVMFMQDTTRAQIAPAGIVGNRTYTINCDNPLLGASQATALCGVNAGSATAVWSGTIAKRLEVAGRQRYYDLRHRQWRGVVGARGEFAQGWSYDVYGQYGRVEYANDATNDVSVARAQDALLARNVGGTVQCISGNAGCAPLNIFQLGQVSPEAADYVFASGRTTGRVTQKVAAATINGDLGTIGLASPFAANPVAVAFGVEYREDAISLSPSANLLRGDLAGFGATAPAVGSTHVTEGFLEVVAPLVSGRPFFDRLTLNAGYRHSEYNLAGGADTFKAGLEWAPIPDVVLRGGFNRAIRAPNVVELFAPQSFSSASITDVCAGTRPTGTLAQCANTGVTSAQYGSIAECASNFCTTLTGGNLALRPESANTWTMGLVLNPRFARSLVITVDYYDIKVRNLIGTVSPTLAYSQCLNNADAFFCNLVQRDANGSLATTGGYIAATNVNTGYLKASGIDATLAYSTDIGSLGRLLLDANGSWTRNREISPLPGQAAYDCAGLYGPTCGSPTPKWRHTARLTWQTPGKLAVSLAWRFVGASQVDINDGSSVFSGATGGRRDIADARIGAVSYFDLSGSVPVAYGDFVLRFGVRNIADRDPPIVDNFNLGVNADYGNGNTFPALYDTLGRTVFLGLTAKL from the coding sequence ATGACCGTCCGTGCATGCCTGTTTTCGTCCGCCGCGCTGGGCTGTGCCCTGGCCGCCGCATTCATTCCGACCATCGGCCATGCGCAGGGCGCACCCGACGCTGCCGAAACCGCGAACGACATCGTCGTGACCGGCAGCCGCGTGCGCTCGCCCGCCGCCACCGCGATTGGCCCGCTGGTCGCCGTCGACAGCGATGCGATCGCGTTCCAGGGCTGGCCCACGGCCGATGGCTTGCTCAATGCCTTGCCGCAGGTTTCGGGCAGCAACACCTCCGGCCAGTCCACCTTCGGGACGCCGGGCATCGCCACCGTCAACTTGCGCAAGCTGGGGCCTAGCCGCACCCTGGTGCTGATCGACGGGCGCCGCCTGATGCCGGGCGACCCGACGCTGCCCGTCGCCGACCTCAACTTCATCCCGACCTCGCTCGTCTCTTCGGTAGAGACGGTGACCGGCGGCGCTTCGACCGCCTACGGATCGGACGCGGTGGCGGGCGTGGTCAACTTCAAGCTGCGGCGCGACTTGGAGGGCCTGCGGCTCGATTATCAAGTCAGCGGCTATCAGACCCAGAATGACAACAAGGGCGCCCAGGACAAGCTGCGCGCCTTCGGCGTCGAGGTGCCGGACGCCGGCTGGGACGGCTGGACCCATGACGTCTCGCTGGCGGGCGGGCACAACCTCGCCGAGGGGCGCGGCAACGTTACCGCCTACTTCGCCTATCGCAACGCGCAGCCGGTGGGCGCGATCGACCGGGACTTCGCGGCCTGCGGCATCGGCACGGTAAGCGGCGCACAACCCTTTGATACGCATGTCTGCACGGGGTCGGGCACCAACGCCTATGGCCGCTTCCGCACCGGCGGCACTGGCGGCGGACTGGCCCCAAACCCGGACGGCAGCGCCAGCTTCGTGCCCTATACCGGCGCGCTGGCCTACAACTCGGCCAAGGAAAACTATCTCCAGCGGCAGGACGAGCGCTATTCCGCCGGCCTGCTCGCGCACTACGCGGTGAGCGACGCGGTCGAACTCTATACCGATGTGATGTTCATGCAGGACACCACCCGCGCGCAGATCGCGCCGGCCGGGATCGTCGGCAACCGCACGTACACGATCAACTGCGACAACCCGTTGCTGGGCGCATCGCAGGCGACGGCGCTGTGCGGGGTCAATGCCGGTAGCGCTACGGCGGTATGGTCGGGCACCATCGCCAAGCGCCTCGAAGTGGCGGGGCGCCAGCGCTACTACGACTTGCGCCATCGCCAGTGGCGCGGCGTGGTGGGCGCGCGGGGCGAGTTCGCGCAAGGGTGGAGCTACGATGTCTACGGCCAGTACGGCCGGGTCGAATACGCCAACGACGCCACCAACGACGTCTCGGTTGCGCGGGCGCAGGACGCGCTGCTGGCCCGCAATGTGGGCGGCACGGTGCAGTGCATCTCCGGCAACGCGGGCTGCGCGCCGCTCAACATCTTCCAGCTTGGGCAGGTTTCGCCAGAAGCGGCGGACTATGTGTTCGCCAGCGGCCGCACCACGGGGCGCGTCACCCAGAAAGTCGCCGCCGCGACGATCAACGGCGATCTGGGAACCATTGGCCTCGCCAGTCCCTTCGCCGCCAATCCGGTGGCCGTGGCCTTCGGCGTCGAATACCGCGAGGACGCCATCAGCCTGTCGCCGTCCGCCAATCTGCTGCGCGGCGATCTCGCCGGCTTTGGCGCCACCGCCCCTGCTGTCGGCAGCACCCATGTGACCGAAGGCTTCCTCGAAGTGGTCGCCCCGCTCGTCAGCGGCCGCCCGTTCTTCGATCGCCTGACACTGAATGCGGGCTATCGCCATTCCGAGTACAATCTGGCTGGCGGTGCGGACACCTTCAAGGCCGGCCTCGAATGGGCCCCGATCCCCGATGTGGTGCTGCGCGGCGGCTTCAACCGCGCGATCCGCGCGCCCAACGTGGTTGAACTGTTCGCGCCGCAGTCGTTCTCGTCGGCCTCGATCACCGACGTTTGCGCTGGGACAAGGCCCACCGGCACGCTGGCCCAATGCGCCAACACCGGTGTGACGAGCGCGCAGTACGGTTCCATCGCCGAGTGCGCCTCGAACTTCTGCACCACGCTGACCGGCGGCAATCTGGCGCTGCGTCCCGAAAGCGCGAACACCTGGACGATGGGGCTGGTCCTCAACCCGCGCTTCGCCCGCTCGCTGGTGATCACGGTGGACTATTACGACATCAAGGTGCGCAACCTGATCGGCACTGTATCGCCCACGCTGGCCTATTCGCAGTGCCTGAACAATGCCGACGCGTTCTTCTGCAACCTGGTCCAGCGCGACGCCAACGGCAGCCTGGCCACCACCGGCGGGTACATTGCCGCCACCAACGTCAACACCGGCTACCTGAAGGCAAGCGGCATCGACGCGACCCTGGCCTATTCCACCGACATCGGATCGCTGGGCCGTCTGCTGCTGGACGCCAACGGCAGTTGGACCCGCAATCGCGAAATTTCTCCGCTGCCCGGCCAGGCCGCCTACGACTGCGCGGGGCTCTACGGCCCGACGTGCGGATCGCCTACGCCCAAGTGGCGGCACACCGCGCGGCTGACCTGGCAGACCCCGGGCAAGCTGGCCGTCTCGCTCGCCTGGCGCTTCGTCGGCGCCTCGCAAGTGGACATCAACGACGGCAGTTCCGTATTCAGCGGCGCGACCGGCGGCCGGCGGGACATTGCCGACGCCCGGATCGGCGCGGTCAGCTACTTCGACCTGTCCGGCAGCGTGCCGGTGGCTTATGGCGACTTCGTGCTGCGCTTCGGCGTGCGCAACATTGCCGACCGCGACCCACCGATCGTCGATAACTTCAACCTTGGCGTGAATGCCGATTATGGTAACGGGAACACCTTCCCAGCGCTTTACGACACGCTGGGCCGCACCGTGTTCCTGGGCCTGACCGCCAAGCTGTGA
- a CDS encoding CoA ester lyase: protein MRSLLFVPGDRPERFEKAASSGADAIILDLEDSVSTESKAAARDAVAAYLARPAEVVRIVRINPINSRYLDADLQCTAGSDALMLPKAESASTVETLLAQIGPELAVLPIATETPLAVFGLGSYRAVAARLCGLTWGAEDLPAAIGAVSSRDEDQRYAAPYEVVRSLALFGAHAAGVEAIETVYPAIRDEAGLARYAARGAHDGFTGMMALHPLQVPVINAAFTPSEVAVDQAHKVIDAFARAPGAGVLVLDDKMIDAPHVAQARRILARSRAVR, encoded by the coding sequence ATGCGCAGCCTGCTGTTCGTGCCGGGCGACCGGCCTGAGCGCTTCGAAAAGGCGGCGAGCTCCGGCGCGGATGCGATCATTCTCGATCTGGAGGATTCGGTTTCGACGGAATCTAAGGCGGCGGCGCGCGATGCGGTCGCTGCGTATCTCGCCCGACCGGCGGAGGTGGTGCGGATTGTACGCATCAACCCGATCAACAGCAGATACCTCGACGCCGACTTGCAGTGCACCGCAGGTTCCGACGCGCTCATGCTTCCCAAGGCGGAGAGCGCCTCCACGGTTGAAACCCTACTGGCGCAAATAGGGCCCGAACTGGCCGTGCTGCCGATCGCCACTGAGACGCCGCTAGCTGTGTTCGGCCTGGGCAGCTATCGTGCAGTAGCGGCGCGACTGTGCGGCTTGACTTGGGGCGCGGAAGACCTGCCGGCCGCGATCGGCGCCGTTTCCAGTCGGGACGAGGACCAGCGATATGCCGCACCTTACGAAGTGGTCCGCTCGCTCGCCTTGTTCGGGGCCCATGCCGCGGGCGTAGAGGCGATCGAGACGGTCTATCCCGCGATCAGGGATGAGGCGGGGCTGGCTCGCTACGCCGCACGCGGCGCGCATGACGGGTTCACCGGGATGATGGCGCTGCATCCGTTGCAGGTGCCTGTCATCAATGCGGCCTTCACCCCCAGCGAGGTGGCGGTCGATCAGGCCCACAAGGTCATAGATGCCTTCGCGCGCGCGCCGGGTGCCGGGGTGCTGGTGCTGGACGACAAGATGATCGATGCGCCGCATGTCGCGCAGGCTCGCCGTATTCTGGCACGTTCGCGGGCGGTGCGTTGA
- a CDS encoding nucleoside hydrolase → MNRFILVLLVALALAQNAALAAAAERKRTPELVIYDNDWSVSTGGKGYVSQPALAILLADPNFRILGLTSVSGDYWRDEGVASLLRFLELIGAPGVPVHNGAVLPLVNSAARHADWEARFGKAYWSGAWNDAERDPFAHAQGPWMIIPPREGMPTLKPATQNAVSFLIEAVHRHPGAVTIYAEGPLTNIALALRQDPAFASLVRRIIIQGSSVGAAHEGADKRAEFNFQFDPEAADIVLTAPWREAVLLGDISNRTELTPALLARMARIDTPAGRYATANASPGLPLWSQLGAAIIVDPAIVREAVPAVVAVSLDHGAEYGRTRSWPAGHAQAPALGQRAVSIVTQVDSARLADLYVESLSRPIRRR, encoded by the coding sequence ATGAACCGTTTTATCTTGGTGCTGCTTGTGGCTCTCGCCTTGGCGCAAAACGCCGCACTGGCTGCGGCGGCCGAAAGGAAACGCACGCCCGAACTAGTCATCTACGACAACGACTGGAGCGTCAGCACCGGCGGCAAGGGCTATGTCTCGCAGCCGGCCCTGGCAATCCTGCTGGCCGACCCCAATTTCCGTATCCTGGGGCTGACCTCGGTCAGCGGCGACTACTGGCGCGACGAAGGCGTGGCCAGCCTGCTGCGTTTCCTCGAACTCATCGGCGCGCCGGGAGTGCCGGTGCACAACGGCGCGGTGCTGCCGCTGGTGAACAGCGCCGCGCGCCATGCGGACTGGGAAGCCCGGTTCGGCAAGGCCTACTGGAGCGGCGCATGGAACGATGCCGAGCGCGACCCCTTCGCCCATGCACAGGGCCCGTGGATGATTATCCCCCCGCGCGAAGGGATGCCCACGCTCAAGCCGGCAACACAGAACGCCGTCTCGTTCCTGATAGAGGCCGTCCACCGCCATCCCGGCGCGGTCACGATCTATGCCGAAGGGCCGCTGACCAACATCGCGCTCGCCCTGCGGCAAGACCCCGCATTCGCATCGCTAGTGCGCCGGATCATCATCCAGGGCAGTTCCGTGGGCGCCGCGCACGAAGGGGCGGACAAGCGTGCCGAGTTCAACTTCCAGTTCGATCCAGAAGCCGCAGACATCGTGCTGACGGCCCCTTGGCGCGAGGCAGTGCTGCTGGGCGACATCTCCAACCGCACCGAACTGACGCCCGCGCTGCTGGCTCGCATGGCGCGCATCGACACGCCTGCGGGCCGCTATGCCACCGCCAATGCCTCGCCCGGCCTGCCCTTGTGGTCGCAGCTAGGTGCGGCGATAATCGTCGATCCGGCGATTGTGCGCGAGGCGGTGCCCGCCGTGGTTGCGGTCTCGCTCGATCACGGCGCCGAATATGGGCGCACCCGCAGTTGGCCCGCCGGCCATGCCCAGGCGCCCGCGCTCGGCCAACGGGCCGTGTCCATCGTGACGCAGGTGGACTCCGCCCGCCTTGCCGACCTTTACGTCGAAAGCCTGTCGCGCCCGATCCGCAGACGCTGA
- a CDS encoding LysR family transcriptional regulator, whose translation MIERYLIQYFLAVVEHGNFSRAAQRHGVSQPTLSTGIAKLEAATGHVLFERTNRRVELTAAGARFAVHARRIEIEFARAQQTLNAGERRKLIRIGVISTLPSAWIEAATLEAGQVQHEQLEIVEGRMRELVPRIERGRVDLVLGVLGDDHRGGEPLFHEKYMLALPSDHPLADREAVQPEDVADSAMIVRRHCEALPAISRFFTQRGVRPFFAARTVNDDRAVAYVRAGLGITVMPRCYLQPGIAMPALAGFEQRRSIGFLVDPASVRRVAGSESVSRFETVLRRLAAATAPR comes from the coding sequence ATGATCGAGCGCTATTTGATCCAGTATTTCCTGGCCGTCGTTGAGCACGGCAACTTCTCGCGCGCTGCGCAACGTCACGGAGTGTCGCAGCCGACATTGTCCACCGGTATCGCCAAGTTGGAGGCGGCCACCGGCCACGTCTTGTTCGAACGCACCAACCGCCGGGTGGAATTGACCGCCGCCGGTGCGCGGTTCGCCGTTCATGCTCGCCGCATCGAGATCGAGTTCGCGCGCGCGCAGCAGACCCTCAACGCGGGCGAGAGGCGCAAGCTGATCCGCATCGGCGTGATCTCCACGCTGCCGTCGGCTTGGATCGAGGCCGCGACGCTCGAGGCCGGGCAGGTCCAGCACGAGCAGCTGGAAATCGTCGAGGGCCGTATGCGCGAGTTAGTACCCCGGATCGAGCGGGGGCGGGTCGACCTGGTGCTGGGCGTCCTGGGCGACGACCATCGCGGCGGCGAGCCGTTGTTCCACGAAAAGTACATGCTGGCGCTACCGAGTGATCACCCGCTGGCAGACCGGGAGGCTGTCCAGCCCGAGGACGTGGCCGACTCCGCGATGATCGTGCGCCGCCACTGCGAGGCGCTGCCGGCGATCAGCCGCTTCTTCACCCAGCGCGGCGTGCGCCCGTTCTTCGCCGCCCGCACCGTCAACGACGACCGCGCGGTAGCCTATGTACGCGCCGGCCTCGGTATTACCGTGATGCCTCGGTGCTACCTGCAGCCAGGCATCGCGATGCCCGCCCTCGCCGGGTTTGAACAGCGCCGCTCCATCGGCTTCCTGGTAGATCCTGCATCGGTGCGGCGCGTCGCCGGAAGCGAGAGCGTCAGCCGTTTCGAGACCGTTCTGCGCCGCCTCGCTGCCGCGACTGCGCCTCGCTAG
- a CDS encoding acyl-CoA dehydrogenase family protein → MTPEFDFALGENAQMIRDTTQRFATDKIAPLAARIDAEDWFPREELWTAMGDLGLHGITVEEEFGGLGLGYLEHVLACEEVSRASASIGLSYGAHSNLCINQIRRWSNEEQKAKYLPKLISGEHVGSLAMSEAGAGSDVVSMKLRARETDAGFVLDGTKFWITNAAYADTLVVYARTGEGSKGISAFLIEKDMPGFSIGQKIDKVGMRGSPTAELLFDGCEVPRENVMGPLNGGVKVLMSGLDYERAVLAGIQLGIMQACLDVVLPYVRERKQFGHPIGAFQLMQAKIADMYVALNSARAYVYAVARSCDAGRTTRFDAAGAILVASENAVRVTLEAVQALGGAGYTKDWPVERFMRDAKLLDIGAGTNEIRRMLIGRELIGHM, encoded by the coding sequence ATGACACCGGAATTTGATTTCGCCTTGGGCGAGAACGCGCAGATGATTCGCGACACCACGCAGCGATTCGCGACCGACAAAATCGCCCCGCTCGCGGCGCGCATTGATGCGGAAGATTGGTTCCCCCGCGAAGAACTGTGGACCGCAATGGGCGACCTGGGTCTTCATGGCATCACCGTTGAGGAAGAGTTCGGTGGGCTTGGCTTGGGCTACCTCGAGCATGTTCTCGCCTGCGAGGAAGTCAGCCGCGCTTCGGCCTCGATCGGACTGAGCTACGGCGCCCATTCTAACTTGTGCATCAACCAGATTCGCCGCTGGAGCAATGAAGAGCAGAAGGCGAAGTACTTGCCGAAGTTGATCAGCGGCGAACATGTTGGCAGCCTGGCGATGTCCGAGGCCGGAGCAGGTTCGGACGTCGTCTCGATGAAGCTCAGGGCACGCGAGACCGACGCCGGCTTCGTGCTCGACGGCACCAAATTCTGGATCACCAATGCCGCATATGCTGATACCCTGGTTGTTTACGCCCGCACGGGCGAGGGGAGCAAGGGCATCTCTGCGTTTCTTATCGAGAAGGACATGCCCGGTTTCTCGATAGGCCAGAAAATCGACAAGGTCGGCATGCGAGGCTCGCCGACCGCCGAACTGCTATTCGACGGCTGCGAAGTCCCGCGCGAGAACGTGATGGGGCCGCTGAACGGCGGCGTGAAGGTGCTGATGAGCGGGCTGGATTACGAGAGGGCGGTCCTCGCAGGTATTCAGCTCGGCATCATGCAGGCATGCCTTGACGTCGTCCTGCCGTATGTCCGCGAGCGCAAGCAGTTTGGCCACCCAATCGGCGCGTTTCAGCTAATGCAGGCAAAGATCGCTGATATGTACGTGGCGCTGAACTCGGCCCGCGCCTACGTCTATGCGGTGGCGCGCAGCTGCGACGCCGGGCGCACCACGCGCTTCGACGCAGCCGGCGCTATCCTGGTCGCCAGCGAGAACGCGGTGCGCGTCACACTGGAGGCAGTGCAGGCTCTGGGGGGCGCGGGCTACACCAAGGATTGGCCGGTGGAACGCTTCATGCGCGATGCCAAGCTTCTCGACATCGGCGCTGGCACTAACGAAATTCGCCGCATGCTAATCGGCCGCGAACTGATAGGTCACATGTGA
- a CDS encoding LacI family DNA-binding transcriptional regulator, with translation MARKAGVSIGTVSNSLNDRPGVSGEVRRRVLAAVEALGYRPNRAARATRTGRTGTLAFVTPDLRNPYYPQLAQAISQAARRAGYAVLLVDTEDGTSERERIEQIEHYGVDGILWCPATSEDVISDSALSTPVVVIDHWLPGRDNVSADYRMSGKLIADHVLAAGYRSIGMLSGPPEISAARLRRDSFVEFVAGRVPLAWEIIHPFDMRLTDEAIAAIRSAEAGVIVCCDDLMALGALQAAREAGLSVPRDVAIIGHDDLPFCSVTFPGITTVRQPLEELGQEAVSLLIDRMVDISRPTRRVTLDVELIQRESTHS, from the coding sequence GTGGCCCGGAAAGCCGGCGTTTCGATCGGGACGGTTTCTAACAGCCTCAACGACCGGCCCGGCGTCAGCGGGGAAGTACGGCGGCGCGTGCTCGCCGCGGTGGAAGCGCTTGGCTACCGCCCCAACCGCGCGGCCCGGGCCACCCGCACCGGCCGCACCGGCACGCTGGCCTTCGTCACGCCGGACTTGCGCAACCCGTACTATCCGCAGTTGGCGCAAGCGATCTCGCAGGCCGCCCGCCGCGCCGGATACGCGGTCCTGCTCGTCGATACCGAGGACGGCACCAGCGAGCGTGAGCGCATCGAGCAGATCGAACACTACGGCGTAGACGGCATCCTGTGGTGCCCGGCCACCTCCGAGGACGTGATTTCGGACAGCGCCTTGTCTACCCCCGTCGTCGTCATCGACCACTGGCTACCCGGCCGCGACAACGTTTCCGCGGACTATCGCATGAGCGGCAAGCTCATCGCCGATCATGTGCTGGCCGCAGGCTACCGCTCCATCGGGATGCTGTCCGGCCCACCGGAAATTTCAGCCGCGCGGCTCAGGCGCGATTCTTTCGTCGAATTCGTGGCAGGCAGGGTTCCGCTGGCCTGGGAAATCATCCACCCCTTCGACATGCGCCTGACCGATGAAGCGATCGCCGCGATCCGTTCGGCAGAAGCGGGCGTGATCGTCTGCTGCGACGACCTGATGGCGCTGGGCGCCCTGCAGGCGGCGCGAGAGGCCGGCCTGTCCGTGCCACGCGATGTCGCCATAATCGGCCACGATGATCTCCCGTTCTGCTCCGTCACGTTCCCCGGAATCACCACCGTCCGTCAGCCGCTGGAAGAACTGGGTCAAGAAGCAGTGTCGCTGCTGATCGACAGGATGGTGGATATCAGCCGGCCAACCCGTCGTGTCACCTTAGACGTAGAACTCATACAGCGTGAATCTACGCATTCATGA